One region of Candidatus Zixiibacteriota bacterium genomic DNA includes:
- a CDS encoding response regulator produces MAKNILIVDDNPNMSSLLAEMLEVFHFNAIRANDGHDALKKIEQDDIAMVITDMRMPRMSGLELLQTIKERKPGLPVVMISGYSVDEVGSDIVKSKADGFLNKPFMMSDIERLLTDLL; encoded by the coding sequence ATGGCAAAGAATATACTTATCGTAGATGACAACCCCAATATGTCGAGCCTTCTGGCGGAGATGCTCGAGGTCTTCCATTTCAATGCTATCCGTGCCAATGACGGTCACGATGCTCTCAAGAAGATTGAGCAGGATGATATTGCCATGGTGATTACCGATATGCGGATGCCCCGCATGTCGGGACTGGAACTTCTCCAGACAATTAAAGAACGAAAACCGGGACTGCCGGTAGTGATGATATCCGGGTATTCGGTCGATGAAGTCGGCTCCGATATTGTTAAATCGAAAGCCGATGGCTTCTTGAACAAGCCGTTTATGATGTCGGATATCGAGCGGCTCTTGACCGACTTGCTTTAG